The following are encoded together in the Thalassolituus oleivorans MIL-1 genome:
- a CDS encoding ArsC family reductase has product MITLYGIKNCDTMKKARAWLDDAGVAYEFHDYKKDGLPADLLDTWMANLGWDALINRRGTTWRKLPDGVKEAIDEASARAIMLENPSIIKRPLLDTGSTRHLGFKADEYKHLLQK; this is encoded by the coding sequence ATGATTACCCTCTACGGCATAAAAAACTGCGACACCATGAAAAAGGCCCGCGCTTGGCTTGATGATGCCGGTGTCGCTTATGAGTTTCATGATTATAAAAAAGATGGCTTGCCCGCAGACTTATTAGACACTTGGATGGCTAACCTAGGCTGGGACGCCTTAATCAACCGTCGCGGCACGACGTGGCGCAAGCTACCAGACGGTGTTAAAGAAGCTATTGATGAAGCATCTGCTCGGGCCATTATGCTAGAGAACCCGTCGATCATTAAGCGTCCGCTATTGGATACAGGCAGCACTCGACATCTTGGTTTTAAAGCCGACGAATACAAACATCTACTACAGAAATAA
- the dapD gene encoding 2,3,4,5-tetrahydropyridine-2,6-dicarboxylate N-succinyltransferase produces the protein MTAFALAIGVGTKNSKGEWLEVYFQKPLLNPADSLVTAALETLGYEGGNVALDVDGGELTAFADAIDAIAPEQAALARACTESVRPITVTILDTDAQATSTPEVYLKLHLLSHRLVKPHGVNLAGMFGLLPNVAWTNQGAIDLAELPEAQLKARLNGELLSVNSVDKFPRMTDYIVPSGTRIAHTARVRLGAHIGEGTTIMHEGFVNFNAGTLGVSMVEGRISAGVVVGDGSDLGGGCSTMGTLSGGGNIIISVGEKCLLGANAGIGIPLGDRCTVESGLYVTAGTKIQVLDDQKQVVDTVKGRDLAGKSDLLFRRNSISGAVECVTNKSAIALNEELHANN, from the coding sequence ATGACAGCATTTGCACTAGCCATCGGTGTAGGTACTAAAAATAGCAAAGGCGAATGGTTGGAAGTGTACTTCCAAAAACCACTATTAAATCCTGCTGATAGCTTAGTTACAGCCGCTCTTGAAACCTTGGGTTACGAAGGTGGCAACGTGGCACTTGATGTCGATGGTGGCGAGCTCACTGCTTTTGCAGATGCCATTGATGCAATCGCCCCAGAACAAGCGGCGCTAGCCCGCGCATGTACCGAGAGTGTTCGTCCAATCACAGTGACGATCTTAGACACCGATGCGCAAGCGACCAGTACCCCAGAGGTCTATCTGAAGTTGCATCTCCTGTCGCATCGTTTGGTTAAACCACATGGCGTTAATCTGGCCGGTATGTTTGGTTTACTTCCGAATGTTGCTTGGACCAACCAAGGTGCAATTGATCTAGCCGAACTTCCAGAAGCACAGCTGAAAGCGCGTTTAAATGGCGAATTACTTAGCGTTAACAGCGTTGATAAGTTCCCACGTATGACCGACTACATCGTACCAAGCGGCACACGCATTGCGCACACTGCGCGCGTACGTTTAGGTGCACACATCGGCGAAGGCACAACCATCATGCATGAAGGCTTTGTTAACTTTAACGCCGGTACCTTGGGTGTTTCTATGGTTGAAGGCCGTATATCAGCAGGAGTTGTTGTCGGTGACGGCTCAGATCTAGGCGGCGGTTGTTCCACAATGGGCACCCTATCCGGTGGTGGCAACATCATCATTTCTGTCGGCGAAAAATGTTTACTGGGCGCGAACGCCGGTATCGGTATTCCACTAGGTGATCGTTGCACGGTGGAATCAGGTTTGTACGTTACTGCTGGCACTAAGATCCAAGTGTTAGATGATCAAAAGCAAGTTGTCGATACCGTTAAAGGCCGCGACCTTGCCGGTAAGTCTGACCTGCTGTTCCGTCGTAATTCAATCTCTGGTGCCGTTGAGTGTGTGACCAACAAGAGTGCCATTGCATTGAACGAGGAATTGCACGCGAATAACTAA
- a CDS encoding ATP-binding protein, whose protein sequence is MWRIFLKNKNLFILIGSIFTLYIIISILQITYIYNTTKSELINDDKYHLEIIVKNIKDTFESDRKKALFLNNLPSIQEIVLNAKKQENDSKNDLSVEEWEDRLAVIFHAYIQANSQIRQIRYIGTNDNGREIVRVERSNGNIKIAEKSELQQKGDTQYFKEAIKLTPGSVLISEIELNKEHGMIDFPEWPTYRIAIGTFDQNMTLLGFVIINIDATDFLNSFRSQTEGYDTYLLNGDHKFLLHPDSHLDFSFEHKNSLFDSWQGYFKTPIEEAPYAISTVEKPNGEVLFSHGVKIKYNTQSKERYLYVVNTITESTIIENVLKHLIGYQAVSFALFLIVIFTAIIYQRSITAIRVKDEAEIRYETIVNAISECIVTLNPKYSIKRYNNAAKSLFRLKSSLEDFEGKSIFDLIPEVQEGIITAQKILDNGEPRAEFLISITSLNRETRHFNITLTKIQKLDTREIDLVLLIHDNTIVFEYRKSLEISNRLLEEKVQERTSELQNALKIADKANKTKSDFLATMSHEIRTPLNGVLGMLNLLANGPLTPRQEENLHIAKSSASLLTQLINDILDFSRIEAGKLTIDNVDFNLINLLHTTTSNISTAANDKDLQLVCDTSEVKSEHVHSDPHRIKQVINNLLSNAIKFTDTGTITLKANTQVRPDGKIEFKCSVIDTGIGIEEEKLNYIFEKFTQATSSTSRLYGGTGLGLSISKQLLHLLGGELTVTSEKGRGSTFSFTIPLAQPHADISIATDSSKSNTVEFLADQTILVVDDNRTNRAIITGLLEAHNATILEAVNGIDALRILNTTNDNSIDIILMDCQMPELDGYQATQCIRNGEAGQKYVHIPIIALTAAAMQGEKEKCLAAGMTDYLAKPVDFEQLILKLQLYIDSTEGISAPIKKAEIDTESIWDKEGALSRLNNSQELLASIYDIFRETSPETLTSLKLALDKLDIDAIHRQAHKLKSPALTVGAIKVAQIALQLESANEEELRSAKDNSLYESLETEYHLFVNLAERELGL, encoded by the coding sequence ATGTGGAGGATCTTCTTAAAGAACAAGAATTTGTTCATATTAATCGGCTCAATATTCACCCTATACATAATTATTTCAATTCTTCAAATTACTTATATTTACAACACAACCAAATCCGAACTTATCAATGACGATAAGTATCACTTAGAAATCATCGTAAAAAATATAAAAGACACCTTCGAATCAGATAGAAAAAAAGCTCTATTTTTGAATAACTTACCGTCAATTCAAGAAATAGTACTTAATGCCAAAAAGCAAGAAAACGACTCAAAAAACGACCTATCTGTCGAGGAATGGGAAGATCGCTTAGCAGTAATATTCCATGCCTATATCCAAGCAAACTCTCAAATAAGACAAATACGCTATATTGGCACTAATGATAACGGGAGAGAAATAGTAAGAGTCGAGCGTTCTAACGGTAATATAAAGATCGCCGAAAAATCGGAATTACAACAAAAAGGTGATACCCAGTACTTTAAAGAAGCCATAAAACTAACTCCTGGATCAGTACTCATTTCAGAGATTGAATTAAACAAAGAGCATGGGATGATTGACTTCCCAGAGTGGCCGACTTATCGAATTGCCATAGGTACTTTTGATCAAAACATGACGCTACTCGGATTCGTCATAATCAACATTGATGCAACTGATTTCTTAAATAGTTTCCGTTCACAGACCGAAGGTTATGACACCTACTTATTAAATGGCGATCATAAGTTTTTGTTACATCCTGATTCGCACTTAGACTTTTCTTTCGAGCATAAAAACTCTCTGTTTGACTCTTGGCAGGGCTACTTCAAAACGCCTATTGAGGAAGCCCCCTATGCAATAAGCACGGTAGAAAAACCAAATGGAGAAGTTCTGTTTAGTCATGGTGTCAAAATAAAGTACAACACCCAAAGTAAAGAACGCTATTTATATGTTGTTAATACCATTACTGAATCGACAATTATAGAAAACGTGCTAAAACATCTCATTGGCTATCAGGCTGTTTCATTCGCTCTATTCTTGATTGTTATATTTACCGCCATAATCTATCAGAGATCTATCACAGCCATTCGTGTAAAAGACGAAGCAGAAATACGCTATGAAACCATTGTAAATGCCATATCAGAATGCATAGTAACCCTAAACCCTAAGTACAGCATAAAAAGATACAATAACGCCGCAAAATCATTATTCCGACTAAAATCAAGTTTAGAGGATTTTGAAGGAAAATCTATTTTCGACCTAATACCGGAAGTTCAGGAAGGTATTATTACAGCTCAAAAAATACTAGATAATGGCGAACCAAGAGCAGAATTCCTGATAAGCATTACCAGCTTGAATAGAGAGACTAGACACTTCAATATTACCTTAACGAAGATACAAAAATTAGATACAAGAGAAATCGATTTAGTACTATTAATCCATGACAATACAATCGTTTTTGAATACCGAAAATCATTGGAAATATCCAATCGTCTGTTAGAGGAAAAAGTTCAAGAAAGAACATCAGAACTACAAAATGCATTGAAAATTGCAGATAAAGCAAACAAAACTAAAAGTGACTTCCTCGCAACGATGAGTCATGAGATTCGAACGCCACTAAATGGCGTTTTAGGAATGCTAAATTTACTTGCTAATGGCCCACTAACGCCGCGCCAAGAAGAAAACCTGCATATAGCAAAGTCCAGCGCCTCTCTGTTAACACAGCTGATTAATGACATATTGGACTTCTCAAGAATTGAAGCCGGAAAACTCACTATAGACAATGTCGATTTCAATTTAATTAATTTACTACATACAACGACATCTAATATAAGCACGGCAGCAAACGATAAAGACCTGCAGTTAGTATGTGATACAAGTGAAGTAAAATCAGAGCACGTTCATTCAGATCCGCATAGAATTAAACAAGTCATTAATAACTTGTTAAGCAATGCGATAAAATTTACCGATACTGGCACCATTACTCTAAAAGCTAACACGCAGGTAAGACCGGATGGAAAAATTGAATTTAAATGTTCGGTTATTGATACAGGAATAGGTATAGAGGAAGAGAAATTAAACTATATATTCGAGAAATTCACTCAGGCAACATCCAGCACATCGAGATTGTATGGAGGCACAGGATTAGGACTTTCCATTAGCAAACAACTTCTTCACTTACTTGGCGGCGAACTAACGGTTACGAGTGAAAAGGGGCGCGGGAGTACATTCTCATTTACAATACCGTTAGCGCAACCGCATGCTGATATTTCAATCGCAACCGATTCTAGCAAATCAAACACAGTTGAGTTCTTAGCCGACCAAACCATACTTGTGGTAGATGATAACCGTACCAATAGAGCAATTATTACTGGATTATTAGAAGCCCACAATGCCACTATTTTAGAAGCCGTCAATGGTATCGATGCTCTGCGGATATTAAACACAACAAACGATAATTCCATTGATATTATCTTAATGGATTGTCAAATGCCGGAGCTAGATGGTTATCAGGCGACTCAATGCATTCGAAATGGTGAAGCGGGCCAAAAGTATGTGCACATCCCTATCATTGCGTTAACAGCAGCTGCCATGCAGGGTGAAAAAGAGAAATGTTTAGCCGCAGGCATGACAGACTACTTAGCCAAACCTGTCGACTTCGAGCAATTAATACTCAAACTCCAGCTTTATATAGACAGCACAGAGGGCATTTCAGCACCCATTAAAAAAGCTGAGATAGATACTGAGTCTATTTGGGATAAAGAAGGGGCATTATCTAGGCTAAACAACAGCCAAGAACTACTGGCAAGCATTTACGATATCTTCCGCGAAACGAGCCCGGAAACTTTAACGTCATTGAAGTTAGCCTTAGACAAATTGGATATCGATGCCATCCATCGCCAAGCCCACAAGTTAAAAAGCCCAGCATTGACCGTTGGCGCCATTAAAGTTGCTCAAATTGCACTGCAGCTTGAGTCGGCAAACGAAGAAGAGTTGCGAAGCGCCAAAGATAACTCGTTATATGAGTCATTAGAGACCGAATATCATTTGTTTGTGAACCTTGCTGAGCGCGAACTAGGTCTATAA
- a CDS encoding alpha/beta hydrolase, with the protein MKTNNSLKMLSIEPEKQADSCIIWLHGLGADASDFYPIGKMLSPVLAEHAIRWIFPQAPIRPVFINGGVPMPCWYDILAVNPSRVVNPQHVTEICAQINELINQQIALGIAANRILLAGFSQGGAVALECALTHPKALAGLMALSTYLIKAPKHVSHSELPILLVHGTEDMVVPIPLADDTLIALQKLGYTLQSHRLEMAHEVCNEEVDIIAEFIRRCLQR; encoded by the coding sequence ATGAAGACAAACAACTCATTAAAAATGCTATCTATTGAGCCTGAAAAACAGGCAGATAGCTGTATTATTTGGCTCCATGGCCTAGGTGCAGATGCATCCGACTTTTATCCCATAGGAAAGATGCTTAGTCCTGTTTTAGCTGAACACGCTATTCGTTGGATATTTCCACAAGCACCGATTAGGCCGGTTTTTATCAACGGCGGTGTGCCTATGCCGTGTTGGTACGACATATTAGCTGTTAACCCTTCACGTGTTGTTAACCCACAACATGTGACTGAAATTTGCGCGCAAATAAACGAACTAATAAATCAACAGATAGCGCTTGGTATTGCAGCCAACCGCATCCTATTAGCCGGATTTTCACAAGGTGGCGCCGTGGCCTTGGAATGTGCATTAACCCATCCCAAGGCCTTAGCCGGTTTAATGGCGTTGTCGACCTATTTGATCAAGGCACCAAAACACGTATCTCATAGCGAACTGCCCATATTATTAGTTCATGGCACTGAGGATATGGTCGTACCAATACCCTTGGCCGACGATACCCTAATCGCGTTACAAAAATTAGGATATACACTACAGAGCCATCGACTAGAGATGGCACATGAAGTGTGCAATGAGGAGGTAGACATTATTGCAGAATTTATTCGCAGGTGTTTACAACGCTGA
- a CDS encoding alanine racemase: MSDAYFKGITAALHTAGVCTPTLIIDRARLDRNIDHVIDVLNKGFEYRLVTKSLPSIPLLQYVMRRTGTQRLMCFHLPFLLQLVNHIPSSDILMGKPMPVRAAQEFYDWHSGQTSSMCFAPELQLQWLIDSIERLEQYEYLASQRNLRLRVCLEIDVGLHRGGFRNTADFTAALRFIRRSNYLTLSGLMGYEAHITKMPMILGGIKSAFADTQGRYANFLSAAKAELGDHILDNLCINTGGSTTYTLYHNSKLVNEIAAGAALVMPSNFSAETLEHHQKAAFIAAPILKNISKPEIPLTPAISTMLRIIGVLPKRACFIYGGNWLADPCYPEDTQHCKIFGRSSNQEMYGIPVDSDIKQDDFIFMTPQQSESVFLQFGTIGVYEDGRISAWWNVFQENDIEQPPVYSDIPTAEIYPLK, encoded by the coding sequence ATGAGCGACGCGTATTTTAAAGGTATCACTGCAGCATTACACACCGCCGGTGTCTGCACCCCGACTCTAATCATAGATAGAGCACGCCTCGACAGAAACATTGATCACGTAATAGATGTTTTGAACAAAGGCTTTGAATATCGCCTTGTAACGAAGTCGCTGCCATCTATCCCGCTACTCCAGTATGTTATGCGGAGAACGGGAACCCAGCGCCTTATGTGCTTTCACCTGCCGTTCTTACTGCAATTGGTTAATCATATTCCATCGTCCGACATTTTGATGGGCAAACCTATGCCTGTGCGCGCCGCTCAGGAGTTCTACGATTGGCATTCAGGGCAAACAAGTAGCATGTGCTTTGCACCCGAATTACAACTCCAATGGCTAATCGATAGCATCGAACGGCTAGAGCAATATGAATATCTTGCAAGCCAACGTAATCTGCGTCTACGCGTATGCTTGGAAATCGACGTTGGTTTGCATCGAGGAGGGTTTCGTAATACTGCCGACTTCACTGCAGCCCTCCGATTTATTCGTCGCTCTAATTATCTTACGCTCAGTGGCTTAATGGGTTACGAAGCCCATATCACCAAAATGCCAATGATATTAGGCGGTATAAAAAGCGCTTTCGCCGATACTCAAGGGCGCTACGCAAATTTTTTAAGTGCCGCAAAAGCAGAGCTGGGCGATCATATTCTCGACAATCTCTGCATCAATACTGGCGGTAGTACCACCTACACCCTGTACCACAATTCTAAACTCGTGAATGAAATTGCTGCGGGCGCGGCCTTAGTAATGCCCTCTAATTTTTCCGCCGAAACATTAGAGCATCACCAGAAGGCAGCCTTTATCGCTGCACCGATACTAAAAAATATTTCTAAACCAGAAATTCCGTTAACACCTGCCATTTCAACCATGTTGCGTATTATTGGTGTATTGCCGAAGCGGGCTTGTTTTATCTATGGCGGCAACTGGCTTGCAGATCCTTGTTACCCTGAAGATACCCAACATTGCAAAATTTTTGGTCGCTCAAGCAATCAAGAAATGTATGGCATTCCGGTGGATAGCGATATAAAGCAAGATGACTTTATTTTTATGACTCCGCAGCAGAGCGAATCGGTATTCCTACAATTTGGTACCATAGGTGTTTATGAAGATGGCAGAATCTCCGCTTGGTGGAATGTGTTTCAAGAGAACGACATCGAACAACCGCCAGTATATTCTGATATCCCTACAGCCGAAATTTACCCATTAAAATGA
- a CDS encoding methyl-accepting chemotaxis protein has protein sequence MSWLKSLPIKYKLLLLIVAPLLAITYFELRDITKTSGQLSELEAVQTLVELTSINSQLAHELQKERGMTAGFIGTSGAKFGDTLVTQRQNVDIQIQRWQGYVAKANLGQFTDVESRVVAVRAKIEALKSTRIAVQQLSLPLGEALAFFTTTISDLLIVPALATAYTTQGDLSRGLQSYYNFLQGKERAGIERAVLSNVFGADAFGDGLYQHFVRLVSEQDVFFENYVRFTDLESAAAFEKFLTSDENTAVANYRILANDKAQTGGFSVASPDWFKAATARINALKAIDDQLNAKLIQSAQRELSVAKTNLSQNVLIALVIVGITLALAIQISSMIYRQIHELTSVIGNAAAHLSLHKRVKVLLDDELGAAAKAFNGMQERMASTVTAINAIARQLSLTAMQNQMTISLSSKGMHKQQEDTGAAVVAVTQLEQATREIAKHIQRVADQSDRANDVIHSSARVIDRSVKQADTLNTSMGDVAKVIRELHDSSDAIGGVLGVIKSIAEQTNLLALNAAIEAARAGDQGRGFAVVADEVRTLAQRTQDSTAEIEVIVGKFQKDSKLAFNAVDASQKIVTEGVDLSNTLHRELNQIRDVIQDIRDMSDQVAAAAEEQVSANIEVGGSMNNIFKISKHTVATATFMGKTAKEQREMAKALSQQTGQFDLGVE, from the coding sequence ATGAGTTGGTTAAAGTCACTGCCGATCAAGTACAAGCTGCTGTTACTGATAGTGGCTCCTTTGTTGGCGATTACTTACTTCGAATTACGTGACATTACTAAGACATCAGGCCAGCTTAGTGAGCTTGAGGCGGTTCAAACACTGGTCGAGCTCACCTCTATCAATAGCCAATTGGCGCATGAGCTACAGAAAGAACGAGGAATGACTGCCGGATTTATTGGCACATCGGGCGCTAAATTTGGTGACACTTTAGTCACGCAACGACAGAACGTTGATATTCAGATACAGCGTTGGCAAGGCTACGTCGCTAAGGCCAATCTTGGACAATTTACTGATGTTGAGAGCCGAGTAGTCGCTGTGCGGGCTAAAATAGAAGCGTTAAAGTCGACTCGAATCGCGGTTCAACAGTTGTCCTTGCCCTTAGGAGAGGCACTAGCTTTCTTTACCACAACAATTAGTGATCTACTGATCGTACCAGCTCTAGCGACGGCTTACACAACTCAGGGTGATCTATCTCGAGGGTTGCAATCTTACTACAATTTTTTGCAGGGTAAGGAGCGAGCGGGCATTGAGCGCGCAGTATTGAGTAACGTGTTTGGTGCTGATGCATTCGGGGACGGCCTTTATCAACACTTCGTACGCCTTGTCTCTGAGCAAGATGTGTTTTTTGAAAATTATGTCCGCTTTACGGATCTGGAATCTGCAGCCGCTTTTGAAAAATTCTTAACGAGTGACGAAAACACTGCTGTTGCTAACTATCGTATTCTTGCCAATGATAAGGCGCAAACAGGTGGATTTAGTGTTGCTTCTCCAGATTGGTTTAAAGCTGCCACAGCGCGTATTAACGCACTCAAGGCTATTGATGATCAGTTAAATGCGAAGCTGATACAGTCGGCTCAGCGGGAACTGAGTGTGGCTAAAACGAATCTGAGTCAAAATGTACTGATTGCACTGGTTATAGTCGGTATCACCCTGGCATTAGCGATTCAAATATCCTCCATGATTTATCGTCAAATTCACGAACTAACGAGTGTTATCGGGAATGCGGCCGCTCATTTATCGCTGCATAAACGCGTTAAAGTTCTCTTAGATGATGAGCTAGGCGCGGCTGCAAAGGCATTCAATGGTATGCAGGAGCGTATGGCAAGCACCGTAACAGCGATTAATGCTATAGCGCGGCAGCTATCACTGACCGCCATGCAGAACCAGATGACTATTTCGCTTAGCTCTAAGGGTATGCATAAACAGCAAGAAGACACTGGGGCGGCGGTGGTCGCAGTCACTCAATTAGAACAGGCGACTAGAGAGATTGCTAAGCATATTCAACGTGTTGCTGACCAATCCGATCGCGCCAATGATGTAATCCATAGTAGTGCTAGGGTTATCGACCGGAGTGTTAAACAAGCGGATACCTTAAATACCAGCATGGGTGATGTTGCCAAAGTCATTCGTGAATTACACGACAGTAGTGATGCTATTGGTGGTGTTTTGGGTGTCATTAAATCGATTGCAGAACAGACCAATCTGTTGGCATTGAATGCTGCAATTGAGGCAGCTCGTGCGGGGGATCAGGGCAGAGGCTTCGCTGTGGTCGCCGATGAAGTAAGAACATTAGCGCAAAGAACACAAGATTCGACGGCAGAAATCGAAGTAATTGTCGGTAAATTTCAGAAAGACTCGAAGCTAGCATTTAATGCCGTCGATGCTTCGCAAAAAATTGTTACCGAAGGTGTGGATTTATCGAATACCTTGCATCGCGAATTGAATCAAATTCGCGATGTTATTCAGGATATTCGCGATATGTCTGATCAAGTAGCTGCAGCTGCGGAGGAGCAAGTGTCGGCCAATATAGAAGTGGGCGGCAGTATGAATAATATTTTTAAAATATCTAAACATACCGTTGCCACTGCTACATTTATGGGAAAAACCGCGAAAGAACAGCGCGAAATGGCAAAAGCTTTAAGCCAGCAGACAGGGCAATTTGATTTAGGTGTAGAGTAG